From a single Nissabacter sp. SGAir0207 genomic region:
- a CDS encoding MFS transporter, with protein MKPYIVREWAPHERPMLPGSPSTPLHPWHKRLAFGIVGILVAITGGLGNALVSANLTNLQGVLGAFSNEIAWLPAVYVMTNISINLLLVKFRLQFGLRLFCEAFLVLYALITFFHLFVNDLASAIAVRAAHGAVGAALSSLGIYYLIQAFPAKHRLKGLVIGIGASQLAIPLARLFSAELLELNEWRGLYLFELGLALLCLGCVLMLKLPPSDRYKVFEKMDFVTFFLMAPGMGLLCAVISLGRYDWWTSTPWLGAALAAAIVLITAAVLVEHRRTNPLLNIRWLSSGNVLRLGLTMLLMRIVLSEQNVGPIGFLQYIGLQNDQMQALSLAVLMGVIAGMAASALTVKPGQLEVPVVISLVLMIISALIDAQANNLTRASQMVFSQFLMGFGGAFFLAPAMLSIIGSVVAEPRNLVSFVAVFGMSQNLGGLIGSALLGTFQIVREKYHSSIIADNLSNLDPLVMERINSYSAGLNGVLNDPTLRGAEGSVLLQAAATREANVLAYNDVYLLTAAIAAVTLVWMLGRYFLKQLRARRERQAEQNKATSAPPRANSPEGS; from the coding sequence ATGAAACCCTATATTGTGCGGGAGTGGGCGCCCCATGAGCGCCCGATGCTGCCCGGCTCCCCCTCGACGCCGCTGCACCCGTGGCACAAGCGGCTGGCGTTTGGGATAGTGGGTATCCTGGTCGCCATCACCGGCGGCCTCGGCAACGCGCTGGTCAGCGCCAACCTCACCAACCTGCAAGGGGTGCTGGGCGCGTTCAGCAATGAGATCGCCTGGCTGCCAGCGGTCTATGTGATGACCAACATCTCCATCAACCTGCTGCTGGTGAAGTTCCGCCTGCAGTTCGGCCTGCGGCTGTTCTGCGAGGCGTTTTTGGTGCTCTATGCGCTGATCACCTTCTTCCACCTGTTCGTCAACGACCTGGCCTCGGCGATTGCGGTGCGTGCCGCCCACGGCGCGGTGGGGGCGGCGCTCTCCTCGCTGGGCATCTACTACCTGATTCAGGCGTTCCCGGCCAAGCACCGGCTAAAGGGGCTGGTGATTGGCATCGGCGCGTCACAGCTGGCGATCCCGCTGGCGCGGCTCTTCTCCGCTGAGCTGCTGGAGCTGAATGAGTGGCGCGGCCTCTACCTGTTTGAGCTGGGGCTGGCGCTGCTCTGCCTTGGCTGCGTGCTGATGCTGAAACTGCCGCCCAGCGACCGCTACAAAGTGTTCGAGAAGATGGATTTCGTCACCTTCTTCCTGATGGCCCCCGGCATGGGGCTGCTGTGCGCGGTGATCTCGCTTGGCCGCTATGACTGGTGGACGAGCACCCCGTGGCTGGGGGCGGCGCTGGCCGCCGCGATTGTGCTGATCACCGCCGCGGTGCTGGTGGAGCACCGGCGCACCAACCCGTTGCTCAACATTCGCTGGCTGAGCAGCGGCAACGTGCTGCGGCTCGGCCTCACCATGCTGCTGATGCGCATCGTGCTGTCGGAGCAGAACGTCGGGCCGATAGGCTTTTTGCAGTATATCGGCTTGCAGAATGACCAGATGCAGGCGCTCTCGCTGGCGGTGCTGATGGGGGTGATCGCGGGCATGGCCGCCAGCGCGTTGACCGTCAAACCCGGCCAGCTGGAGGTGCCGGTGGTGATTTCGCTGGTACTGATGATCATCTCCGCGCTGATCGATGCGCAGGCCAACAACCTGACGCGCGCGTCACAGATGGTGTTCAGCCAGTTTTTGATGGGCTTTGGCGGGGCCTTCTTCCTCGCCCCGGCGATGCTGTCGATCATCGGCAGCGTGGTGGCGGAGCCGCGCAATCTGGTGAGCTTCGTGGCGGTGTTTGGCATGAGCCAGAACCTCGGCGGGCTGATTGGCTCGGCACTGCTCGGCACCTTCCAGATCGTGCGCGAGAAGTACCACTCCAGCATCATCGCTGACAACCTCAGCAATCTTGACCCGCTGGTGATGGAGCGCATCAACAGCTACAGCGCTGGCCTCAACGGCGTGCTGAATGACCCCACGCTACGTGGCGCGGAAGGCTCGGTGCTGTTGCAGGCCGCCGCCACCCGCGAAGCCAACGTGCTGGCCTACAACGACGTCTACCTGCTGACCGCCGCCATCGCGGCGGTCACGCTGGTGTGGATGCTGGGCCGCTATTTCCTGAAACAGTTACGCGCGCGCCGTGAGCGGCAGGCGGAACAGAACAAAGCAACATCGGCGCCACCGCGCGCCAACTCCCCGGAGGGTTCATGA
- the ypfH gene encoding esterase, with protein MHVQEFLPDEAHAGPPQQLMVLLHGAGGQPDDVGALVIMLRQHWPAAAIVVPEAPEIFDAEDADPGGRQWFSGRDMSEHDLVARVGAALPPLLDYIREAQRRLALTGTQTALIGMDQGAIMALEASAREHDIAGRVVAFSGRFATLPTQAAPAATLHLLHGGADPVIEVRHAQSAFSRLEALGADATLDIAWEAGHELNAELLACAIDLLQSYVPQRLWREALSIVPQATSGTRH; from the coding sequence ATGCACGTACAGGAATTCTTGCCGGATGAGGCGCATGCTGGCCCGCCACAGCAGCTGATGGTGCTGCTGCACGGGGCAGGTGGCCAACCGGACGATGTGGGCGCGCTGGTGATCATGCTGCGCCAGCACTGGCCAGCGGCGGCCATTGTGGTGCCGGAAGCGCCAGAGATCTTTGACGCGGAGGATGCCGACCCCGGTGGCCGACAGTGGTTCTCCGGCCGCGACATGAGCGAGCATGATCTGGTGGCACGGGTCGGCGCTGCCCTGCCGCCGCTGCTGGACTATATCCGCGAGGCGCAGCGTCGGCTGGCGCTGACCGGCACGCAGACCGCCTTGATTGGCATGGATCAGGGCGCCATCATGGCGCTGGAGGCGAGCGCCCGCGAACATGACATCGCCGGGCGGGTGGTGGCCTTCTCCGGCCGTTTCGCCACCCTGCCAACGCAGGCCGCGCCCGCCGCCACACTGCATCTGCTGCACGGCGGCGCAGACCCGGTCATTGAGGTGCGCCACGCGCAGTCCGCCTTTTCACGGCTGGAGGCGCTGGGCGCGGATGCCACGCTGGACATCGCCTGGGAGGCGGGGCATGAACTGAATGCGGAACTGCTGGCGTGCGCCATCGACCTGTTGCAGAGTTATGTGCCACAGCGCCTGTGGCGTGAGGCGCTGAGCATCGTGCCGCAGGCCACCAGCGGAACCCGGCACTGA
- a CDS encoding nuclear transport factor 2 family protein — MTETERQHARFDVIKTYYSKLDAQDATLLDLFSDDVALFFPKYGVSRGKAELGNLGKRLGKEVVRFEHDTENFRYVCHGDTMVIEGGVKGVMQNGDRFPVGDDSYHLFCTVFEFDGDLICRMHTYIDPDYNHQDARRVANYSRKVQATRT; from the coding sequence ATGACAGAAACTGAACGCCAACATGCGCGCTTCGACGTAATCAAGACCTACTACTCGAAACTGGACGCGCAGGATGCCACGTTGCTGGATCTGTTCAGCGATGATGTCGCATTGTTCTTTCCGAAATATGGTGTCAGCCGGGGCAAGGCCGAACTGGGCAACCTCGGCAAACGGCTGGGTAAAGAGGTGGTGCGCTTTGAGCACGACACCGAGAATTTCCGCTACGTCTGCCACGGCGATACCATGGTGATCGAGGGCGGAGTAAAGGGGGTGATGCAGAACGGCGACCGCTTCCCGGTCGGTGATGACAGCTACCACCTGTTCTGTACCGTGTTTGAGTTCGACGGCGACCTGATCTGCCGGATGCACACCTATATCGATCCCGACTATAACCATCAGGACGCCCGCCGCGTGGCCAACTACAGCCGCAAGGTGCAGGCCACCCGCACCTGA
- a CDS encoding GntR family transcriptional regulator yields the protein MNKTATAKQLEVKRIVDILAQAIAQHRLRPGTRLIEAQIVEALGANRNHVQVALQRLAMQRIVTIEPNRGAMVAQPSALEAREIFIARRAIERAVVEEITPERMRCHRQQLEEHMRHEQAAIAAADRRAIVRELSNFHLVLGEVSGNAVLKEILTNLMMRSSLIVALYQRNDVPACASGEHQAILDALEQGNQQAAATAMLAHLDELEGQLDLSDRSTAEINLRHALTGF from the coding sequence ATGAATAAAACTGCCACAGCCAAACAGCTTGAGGTGAAGCGCATTGTTGACATTTTAGCGCAAGCCATTGCACAGCACCGCCTGCGGCCGGGAACCCGGCTGATTGAGGCCCAGATTGTCGAGGCGCTCGGCGCCAACCGTAACCACGTCCAGGTGGCGCTCCAGCGTCTGGCGATGCAGCGCATCGTCACCATTGAGCCAAACCGTGGCGCGATGGTGGCCCAGCCCAGCGCCCTGGAGGCGCGTGAGATCTTCATCGCCCGGCGCGCCATCGAGCGGGCAGTGGTGGAGGAGATCACGCCAGAGAGGATGCGCTGCCACCGCCAGCAGCTTGAAGAGCACATGCGCCACGAGCAGGCGGCGATTGCTGCCGCCGACCGGCGCGCGATTGTCCGTGAGCTAAGCAACTTCCATCTGGTGCTGGGCGAGGTGAGCGGCAACGCAGTGCTGAAGGAGATCCTCACCAACCTGATGATGCGCAGCTCGCTGATTGTCGCGCTCTACCAGCGCAACGACGTGCCCGCCTGCGCCTCCGGCGAGCATCAGGCGATCCTGGACGCGCTGGAGCAGGGCAACCAGCAGGCCGCCGCCACCGCCATGCTGGCGCACCTGGATGAGCTGGAGGGCCAGCTTGACCTCTCCGATCGCAGCACCGCCGAGATCAACCTGCGTCACGCCCTGACCGGCTTCTGA
- a CDS encoding MarR family winged helix-turn-helix transcriptional regulator, translating into MPESLIIPPEQNFIRALHFTSRALRQAIDRRLKAQGLNQASWVAVSTIAMSEPPLCQGELAARLGLEGASVVSMIDKLARQGLVRRQVTPEDRRKRLVVATEAGFALYEQAKGEADALHKSLMSKLDPAELAAAVRVLDALREASEQSE; encoded by the coding sequence ATGCCAGAGAGCCTGATTATCCCGCCAGAGCAGAATTTTATCCGTGCGTTGCACTTTACCTCCCGCGCCCTACGGCAGGCCATTGACCGTCGATTGAAGGCGCAAGGGCTGAATCAGGCCAGTTGGGTCGCGGTCTCCACCATTGCGATGTCAGAACCCCCGCTGTGTCAGGGGGAGCTGGCGGCCCGGCTTGGGCTGGAGGGGGCCAGCGTGGTCAGCATGATTGACAAGCTGGCGCGCCAGGGACTGGTACGGCGGCAAGTGACGCCAGAAGATCGCCGCAAACGGCTGGTGGTGGCGACCGAGGCTGGCTTCGCGCTCTATGAGCAGGCGAAGGGCGAGGCCGACGCGCTGCATAAGTCACTGATGTCCAAACTGGACCCAGCGGAGTTGGCCGCGGCGGTGCGGGTACTGGACGCGCTGCGCGAGGCGTCCGAGCAGAGCGAATGA
- a CDS encoding phosphohydrolase, with amino-acid sequence MVISEWETRFQHYMASRPEADKAHDINHLHRVWQNAQLIMQGLEANRLVVLAACYFHDFVNLPKNHPQRHLASTMAAQETLSLLQDDFPDFPHELYDAVAHAIRTHSFSANIPPQTLEAKIVQDADRLDTLGAIGLARVFYVSGALGRDLVDPDDPLAERRELDDRRFTLDHFQQKLLRLPSTMQTTAGRVLAEKRSIFLQGYMETLCAELRGAA; translated from the coding sequence ATGGTGATAAGTGAATGGGAAACCCGGTTCCAACACTATATGGCCTCCCGTCCTGAAGCGGACAAGGCTCACGATATCAATCACTTACATCGCGTATGGCAGAACGCGCAGTTAATCATGCAAGGGCTGGAAGCGAACCGCCTGGTTGTGCTGGCCGCCTGTTACTTCCACGATTTTGTCAATCTGCCCAAAAACCACCCGCAGCGCCATCTGGCCTCGACCATGGCCGCGCAAGAGACCCTCAGCCTGTTGCAGGACGACTTCCCCGATTTTCCGCACGAGCTGTATGACGCGGTGGCCCATGCCATCCGTACCCACAGTTTCAGCGCCAACATCCCGCCGCAGACGCTGGAAGCGAAAATCGTGCAGGACGCCGACCGGCTGGACACGCTGGGCGCGATAGGGCTGGCGCGGGTGTTCTATGTCTCTGGCGCGCTGGGGCGCGATCTGGTGGACCCGGATGACCCGCTGGCGGAGCGGCGTGAGCTGGACGACCGGCGCTTCACCCTCGATCACTTCCAGCAAAAGCTGTTGCGGCTGCCCTCAACCATGCAGACCACGGCGGGCCGGGTGCTGGCAGAGAAGCGCTCAATCTTTTTGCAGGGCTATATGGAAACGCTGTGCGCGGAGTTGCGCGGCGCGGCGTGA
- a CDS encoding YodC family protein gives MEESNMAFNVGDSVQPKTGGRKMTVTAVNGDEVECVWGILGEEGDKRTFKAQDLSPYHEEGDFGVC, from the coding sequence ATGGAAGAGAGCAACATGGCATTTAACGTCGGCGACAGCGTACAGCCGAAGACTGGCGGCCGCAAAATGACCGTCACCGCCGTCAATGGCGATGAGGTGGAGTGCGTCTGGGGCATTCTGGGCGAGGAGGGGGACAAGCGCACCTTTAAGGCGCAGGATCTCTCCCCCTACCATGAAGAGGGTGACTTCGGCGTCTGCTAG
- the tssD gene encoding type VI secretion system tube protein TssD produces MAIPAYLYRASCINQKLKSATLKWYQINHAGQEQAFLITQMENVVVINMQATLPHVHHAACDRHSPPYESFSLMYERITWHYLEGNILFSDQWSEGH; encoded by the coding sequence ATGGCAATCCCAGCCTATCTTTATCGCGCCTCTTGTATTAACCAAAAATTAAAATCTGCCACGCTAAAATGGTATCAAATTAACCACGCTGGTCAGGAGCAGGCGTTTCTGATTACACAGATGGAAAATGTCGTGGTCATCAATATGCAGGCCACCTTGCCCCATGTACATCACGCTGCTTGCGATCGCCATTCACCGCCCTATGAGAGTTTCTCGCTCATGTATGAACGTATCACCTGGCACTACCTCGAGGGCAATATCCTGTTTAGCGACCAGTGGAGCGAAGGGCATTAG
- a CDS encoding sugar phosphate isomerase/epimerase: MRLATVSWPLGVNNVDAMMAHAATLRLPGVQYCGDPRACPAERVRKAAAMHHIQIIAIDPLNAAPARTEQATPEQAIAHYRTLVEYAQATGAGTLTLQGLAQWTKQAANKTEAYAQLLECVREVDAYARECGVTLLYEVCNHYEVPLIHTAREGLALLDAVGSDNIRLILDSFHMNINEPSPVQAILAAGDRLGVYHISDSNRAGIGSGNIDFLAQYRALRQIGFTGDVAIELVLPHLTPMTPPQTEADRRRLDAEIRRSAAVWQALSISA, from the coding sequence ATGAGACTTGCCACCGTAAGTTGGCCGCTCGGCGTCAACAACGTCGATGCCATGATGGCCCATGCCGCCACGCTGCGCCTGCCGGGCGTACAATATTGCGGCGACCCGCGCGCCTGCCCGGCTGAGCGCGTGCGCAAGGCCGCCGCCATGCACCATATTCAGATAATCGCCATCGATCCGCTCAACGCCGCGCCCGCCCGGACGGAACAGGCGACGCCAGAGCAGGCGATCGCCCACTACCGCACGCTGGTGGAGTATGCGCAGGCCACCGGGGCCGGGACATTGACCCTACAGGGGCTGGCGCAGTGGACTAAGCAGGCCGCCAACAAAACGGAGGCCTATGCGCAACTGCTGGAGTGTGTGCGCGAGGTGGATGCCTATGCGCGCGAGTGCGGGGTAACGTTACTGTATGAGGTGTGCAACCACTATGAGGTGCCGCTGATCCACACCGCCCGCGAGGGGCTGGCGCTGCTGGACGCGGTCGGCAGTGACAATATCCGCCTGATCCTCGACAGCTTCCATATGAACATCAATGAACCCTCGCCGGTGCAGGCCATTCTGGCTGCGGGCGACCGGCTGGGGGTGTACCACATTTCGGACTCCAACCGCGCGGGCATTGGCAGCGGCAACATCGACTTCCTCGCCCAGTACCGGGCATTGCGGCAGATTGGCTTCACCGGCGACGTGGCAATTGAGCTGGTGCTGCCGCACCTGACGCCGATGACGCCGCCCCAGACCGAGGCAGACCGCCGCCGACTGGATGCGGAGATCCGCCGCAGCGCCGCCGTCTGGCAGGCGCTCTCGATCAGCGCCTAG
- a CDS encoding SDR family oxidoreductase has translation MNSVAILGAHGKIGQLVVQNLVAQGRRAVAIVRKEEQVAALRGLGAEPILLDVEQATAEQLATALEGVDAVVFTAGAGAGSGAERKRTVDYGGAVKLIAAAKLAGVSRYVMVSAIGADDPLPADVDAVWRAYVEAKRDADRELRMSGLQWTILRPGPLTDDPGTGRVTLAERTGRGEIPRADVAALVVAALNEPATIGKQWEARGGDTVIAAAILA, from the coding sequence ATGAACAGTGTGGCTATTTTGGGCGCCCACGGCAAAATCGGGCAGCTTGTGGTACAGAACTTGGTGGCGCAGGGCCGCCGGGCGGTGGCGATTGTGCGTAAAGAGGAGCAGGTGGCAGCGCTGCGTGGGCTGGGGGCCGAGCCGATCCTGCTGGATGTGGAGCAGGCGACCGCCGAGCAGCTGGCGACCGCGCTGGAGGGCGTCGATGCGGTGGTGTTCACCGCCGGGGCCGGGGCCGGTTCAGGCGCGGAGCGCAAGCGCACCGTGGACTACGGCGGGGCGGTGAAGCTGATCGCCGCCGCGAAGCTGGCGGGCGTCAGCCGCTACGTCATGGTCTCTGCGATAGGGGCCGATGATCCCTTGCCAGCCGATGTGGATGCGGTGTGGCGCGCCTACGTGGAAGCGAAACGTGACGCCGACCGGGAGCTGCGCATGAGCGGCCTGCAATGGACCATCCTGCGGCCGGGGCCGTTGACGGACGATCCGGGCACCGGGCGCGTGACGCTGGCCGAACGCACCGGTCGCGGCGAAATCCCGCGGGCGGATGTGGCGGCGCTGGTGGTGGCGGCCCTGAATGAGCCAGCCACCATTGGCAAACAGTGGGAGGCGCGCGGCGGGGATACTGTCATTGCCGCGGCCATCCTGGCGTAA
- the xdhC gene encoding xanthine dehydrogenase accessory protein XdhC: protein MRHDEWITTLSELQRRGESCVLVTVAEHLGSTPRDSGSKMLITAERHYHTIGGGNLEFRAIAIARELLQAGQAESRLERFPLGARLGQCCGGSATLLFEPLLRPQPLVAVFGAGHVGRALVSILATLPCRIRWIDGRAAEFPPPLPGVEQRVAEEPLDEVRLLPPESYIVVLTHDHQLDLALSEQILRRGDFRYFGLIGSATKRKRFDYRLSGKGFSAAQLQRMRCPVGLPDVTGKLPAEIAVAIAGEIIACYQSGAPTPPTITG, encoded by the coding sequence ATGCGACACGATGAGTGGATCACCACCCTAAGCGAACTGCAACGGCGCGGCGAATCCTGCGTGCTGGTGACGGTGGCGGAGCATCTTGGCTCCACGCCGCGTGATAGCGGCAGCAAGATGCTGATCACGGCGGAACGCCACTACCACACCATTGGCGGCGGCAATCTGGAGTTCCGCGCCATCGCCATTGCGCGCGAGCTGTTGCAGGCCGGGCAGGCGGAGAGCCGGCTCGAGCGCTTCCCGCTCGGGGCGCGGCTCGGGCAGTGCTGCGGCGGCAGTGCCACACTGCTGTTTGAGCCACTGCTGCGCCCCCAGCCGCTGGTGGCGGTGTTTGGAGCCGGGCACGTGGGCCGCGCGCTGGTGTCGATCCTCGCGACCCTGCCGTGCCGCATCCGCTGGATCGATGGGCGCGCGGCGGAATTCCCGCCGCCGCTGCCCGGCGTGGAGCAGCGGGTGGCGGAGGAGCCGCTGGATGAGGTGCGGCTGCTGCCGCCGGAGAGCTACATCGTGGTGCTGACCCATGACCACCAGCTCGATCTGGCGCTCAGCGAACAGATTTTGCGGCGCGGCGATTTCCGCTACTTCGGCCTGATTGGCTCGGCCACCAAGCGCAAGCGCTTTGACTACCGCCTCAGCGGCAAGGGGTTCAGCGCGGCGCAGTTGCAGCGGATGCGCTGCCCGGTCGGGCTGCCGGACGTGACGGGCAAACTGCCGGCGGAGATCGCCGTCGCCATCGCCGGTGAGATCATCGCCTGCTACCAGTCCGGCGCGCCCACGCCGCCCACGATTACTGGGTAA
- the dcp gene encoding peptidyl-dipeptidase Dcp — translation MPTDQPSPSSPTAVLQRLENPFFSASTLPMEAPLFDKIKEGDFRPALLEGIRQKTEEVEKIASNPDAPTFDNTLVALERSGVLLRRVNNVFSAMTSANTSDALQTLDEEISPQLAALDDTIKLNSALFQRIDTLYQQRESLSLAPEDLRLLEVTRQSFVLAGAQLSDADKAQLKQLNQEAATLSTRFTQRLLAATKAGALALTDPAQLAGLSEAELAAAAEAAKARNLEGQWVLVLQNTTQQPALQSLEDRATRQALFEASWNRAERGDANDTRLLIARLAQVRSQQAKLLGFPTYAAWKLQDQMAKTPEAALAFMHNIVPAATDRVKREAQDIQAQMASQQPDMTLEAWDWQHYAEQVRKAKYDLDESQIKPYFELDNVLEDGVFYAATLLYGITFKARPDLPVYHPDVKVYEVFDKKGKSLALFYTDYFKRDNKSGGAWMSNFVDQSTLLGTRPVVYNVANFPKPAEGQPALLAWDDVITMFHEFGHALHGIFAAQQYVSLSGTNTARDFVEFPSQFNEHWADDPKVFNHYARHYQTKKPMPQELRDKIERATTFNKGYEMTELLAAALLDMHWHALAAGGPLQDADAFEAAALKQDGLDIPYVPPRYRSSYFQHIWGNGYAAGYYAYLWTQMLADDAFEAFKEQGGLTAKNGQRFRDQVLSRGNSEDLEQLYRDWRGKDPEIGPMLKARGLTPDEEPPAPAAPNAAGK, via the coding sequence ATGCCAACCGACCAGCCCAGCCCCTCGTCGCCCACCGCCGTGCTGCAACGGCTGGAGAATCCGTTCTTCAGCGCCAGCACGTTGCCGATGGAAGCGCCGCTGTTTGACAAGATCAAAGAGGGCGACTTCCGCCCGGCGCTGCTGGAGGGCATCCGCCAGAAAACCGAGGAGGTGGAGAAGATTGCCAGCAACCCGGACGCGCCCACCTTCGACAACACGCTGGTGGCGCTGGAGCGCAGCGGCGTACTGCTGCGGCGGGTGAACAATGTGTTCAGCGCCATGACCTCCGCCAACACCAGTGACGCCCTGCAAACGCTGGACGAGGAGATCTCGCCCCAGCTGGCGGCGCTGGATGACACCATCAAACTCAACAGCGCGCTGTTCCAGCGCATCGACACCCTCTACCAGCAGCGGGAGAGCCTGTCGCTGGCGCCGGAGGATTTGCGCCTGCTGGAGGTAACGCGCCAATCCTTCGTGCTGGCGGGCGCGCAACTCTCCGATGCGGACAAGGCGCAGCTCAAGCAGCTTAATCAGGAGGCGGCCACCCTCAGCACCCGCTTCACCCAGCGGCTGTTGGCGGCGACCAAGGCCGGGGCGCTGGCGTTGACTGACCCCGCGCAACTGGCGGGGCTGAGCGAGGCGGAGCTGGCCGCGGCAGCGGAGGCGGCCAAGGCGCGTAACCTGGAGGGTCAGTGGGTACTGGTGCTGCAAAACACCACCCAACAGCCGGCGTTGCAGTCGCTGGAGGATCGCGCCACCCGGCAGGCGCTGTTTGAGGCCTCCTGGAACCGCGCGGAGCGGGGCGATGCCAACGACACCCGATTGCTGATCGCCCGGCTGGCGCAGGTGCGCAGCCAGCAGGCGAAGCTGCTCGGCTTCCCGACCTATGCCGCGTGGAAATTGCAGGACCAGATGGCGAAAACCCCGGAGGCGGCGCTGGCGTTCATGCACAACATCGTGCCAGCCGCCACCGACCGGGTGAAACGCGAGGCGCAGGATATTCAGGCGCAGATGGCGAGCCAGCAGCCGGACATGACGCTGGAGGCATGGGACTGGCAGCACTATGCCGAACAGGTGCGCAAGGCCAAATATGATCTGGATGAGAGCCAGATCAAACCCTACTTTGAGCTGGATAACGTGCTGGAGGATGGCGTGTTCTATGCCGCCACGCTGCTCTATGGCATCACCTTCAAGGCGCGCCCGGATCTGCCGGTCTACCACCCGGACGTCAAGGTGTATGAGGTGTTCGACAAGAAGGGCAAGTCGCTGGCGCTGTTCTACACCGACTACTTCAAGCGCGACAACAAGAGCGGCGGCGCGTGGATGAGCAACTTTGTTGACCAGTCAACGCTGCTCGGTACCCGGCCAGTGGTCTACAACGTCGCCAACTTCCCCAAACCGGCGGAGGGACAGCCAGCGTTGCTGGCTTGGGATGACGTGATCACCATGTTCCACGAGTTCGGCCACGCGCTGCACGGCATCTTCGCCGCCCAGCAGTATGTGTCGCTCTCCGGCACCAACACCGCGCGCGACTTCGTGGAGTTCCCCTCCCAGTTCAATGAGCACTGGGCGGACGATCCCAAGGTGTTCAACCACTATGCCCGCCACTACCAGACCAAGAAACCGATGCCGCAGGAGTTGCGCGATAAGATTGAGCGCGCCACCACCTTTAACAAGGGCTATGAGATGACCGAGCTGCTGGCGGCGGCGCTGCTGGACATGCACTGGCACGCGCTGGCGGCTGGCGGGCCGCTGCAAGACGCCGACGCCTTTGAGGCGGCGGCGCTGAAGCAGGATGGGCTGGACATTCCGTATGTGCCGCCGCGCTACCGCTCCAGCTACTTCCAGCACATCTGGGGCAACGGCTACGCGGCGGGCTACTACGCCTACCTCTGGACGCAGATGCTGGCCGATGATGCCTTTGAGGCGTTCAAGGAGCAGGGCGGCCTGACGGCGAAGAACGGCCAGCGCTTCCGCGATCAGGTGCTGTCACGCGGCAACAGTGAGGATCTCGAGCAGCTCTACCGCGACTGGCGCGGCAAAGACCCAGAGATTGGCCCGATGCTCAAGGCGCGTGGCCTGACGCCGGATGAGGAGCCGCCCGCGCCCGCCGCGCCCAACGCCGCTGGCAAGTAG
- a CDS encoding helix-turn-helix domain-containing protein, producing MMEYNKDRALIDELIHWIEEHLESAPRIETVAQKSGYSKWHLQRKFTALTGMNIAAYMRNRRLSKAAIALKTSNDSIIDIATHYSFDSQQTFTRTFKKRFGVTPHQYRVSDEWHVELLTPHFRFGDPFQLNIECIKVPDLQLKRLRDDVTLFDRSSAPEGKSHFLAMRDQLMCDAFRRGPTRNTPIFSIMSGKNEARDGSSVRFTLAESASGSTHDAQRVSIDGGCYMSIRFSGTMTETNQLTSFLFDSVLPELRKQVGASQEIEQIEVDETGVNAKWGQSQVNYHYMLSLN from the coding sequence ATGATGGAATATAATAAAGATCGCGCCTTGATTGACGAATTAATCCACTGGATTGAAGAGCATCTGGAGAGTGCGCCGCGCATTGAGACAGTGGCGCAGAAATCCGGGTACTCGAAATGGCATCTGCAACGGAAATTCACCGCGCTGACCGGCATGAACATCGCCGCCTACATGCGCAACCGCCGCCTCTCGAAGGCCGCGATCGCGCTGAAAACCAGCAACGACTCGATTATCGACATCGCCACCCACTACAGCTTTGATTCGCAGCAGACCTTTACCCGCACCTTCAAAAAGCGGTTTGGCGTGACGCCGCACCAGTACCGCGTCTCCGATGAGTGGCATGTGGAGTTGCTGACGCCCCACTTCCGCTTTGGCGATCCGTTCCAGCTCAACATTGAGTGCATCAAGGTGCCTGACCTGCAACTGAAACGGCTGCGTGACGACGTCACGTTGTTTGACCGCAGCAGCGCGCCCGAGGGCAAGTCGCACTTTTTGGCGATGCGTGACCAGCTGATGTGTGACGCCTTCCGCCGTGGCCCCACGCGCAATACGCCGATCTTCAGCATCATGAGCGGCAAAAATGAGGCGCGTGACGGCAGTTCGGTGCGCTTTACCCTGGCGGAGAGCGCCAGCGGCAGCACCCATGACGCCCAGCGAGTGTCGATTGATGGCGGCTGCTACATGTCGATCCGCTTCTCCGGCACCATGACGGAGACGAACCAGCTGACCAGCTTCCTGTTTGACAGCGTGCTGCCAGAACTGCGCAAACAGGTGGGGGCCAGCCAGGAGATTGAACAGATTGAGGTGGATGAGACGGGCGTGAATGCCAAGTGGGGGCAGTCACAGGTGAACTACCACTATATGCTCTCGTTGAATTGA